ACGCGTGGATGATGTCCGGGCCGCCGGTGGACATGGCCACGTGCGTACAGCGTCCGGGCTCCTCCGCGAAGAAGAGCAGGTCGCCCGCGCGCAGGTTGGCGAAGTCGTCGCCCGGCTCCACCTCCGCGCCGGTTCGCGACTGCTGGTCGGAGTCGCGGGGGAGCGCGTGGCCGTGCAGCTTGTAGAGCGCCTGCACGAAGCCCGAGCAGTCCACGCCCCCCATCGTCACCCCGCCCCACAGGTACGGCACGCCCATCCACCGGGCCGACGACTCCGCCACGGCCGCACCGTCCAGGGGAAAGCCAAGGGCGCGAGCGCCGAGCGGTATCAGCTCGCCCCGGACGTGTCCCTTGCGGCCGTCCGGCAGCAGCGCCAGCCCTTCGGCGTCGCGGACCACGCGGGCGTTCCACGGCAGGCGCATCAGCACCTCGCCGTCATCCGCCAGCACGTCGGCGCCCAGCGAGATCCACACGTCTCCATCCGCCCCCAGCTCCCACCCGCGCGCCGCGGTCTCGTCCTTGAGCGCCACGTAGCCCGCGTGGATCCAGCCGATGTAGCCGTCCGGGCCCTTGCACTGCAGCCAGCGCCCCTCGCGGCGAAAGACGATCAGCCGGCTCCCCAGCACGGCCTGCGACACCTGCGTGCTGCGGACGGCCGGCCCTCCCATCATCGGTGCCACGGCCGAGGTCACCAGCGCGTGCACCATCTCTTCCGGGTGTGCCTCGGGGAGCACCTGCACGGCGTCTACCACCTCGCGCCACGCCGTCAGCGCCGCCGCGCGGCGATGGAGCTCCAGCGCGGCGTCCGGCTCGGAGGTGAACCCCAGGAACTTCACCGCGTCGCCCCGCACCTCCACCTCTACCTCGAACACCGCGGTGCGCGGGTCGGGAGCGTACCGGTCGCGCACCTCCTGCACCAGCAGCTGCACGTCGTCCACCGCAGCCCTCATCGCGGCATCCACCCATCCAGCACGTTCATCACCGTGGCCACGTCCTCGGGCTGATTGTACAGGTGCGCGGAAAGCCGGACGGCCCCCTCGCGCAGCACGCATCCCACGCCGGCGTGCGAGAGCGCCTGGTAGGCGCCGGCCGCGTCCGCCGGGCGGAAGGAGATGATCCCCGTCCGGCGCTCCGGGCGCATGTCGCTGACGATCTCCACCCCGCGCTCTTCCAGGAACGCCGCCAGCGGGTCCACCAGCGCCAGCACGTGCGTTCGGATCTGCGCGGGGTCGGCGGACACCAGGATCTCCAGCGACTCGGCCATCCCGGCGTAGTCCTGCCACGGCTGCGTGGCCACCTCGAAGCGGCGCGCGCCGGGCACCCACTCCTCGCGGTAGTCCAGCAGGCGCTCCAGGTCCGCCGACGCCGCCATGGACGTCCATCCCACCACCCGCGGCTCCATCACTTCGACGAGTTCTCGCCGCACGTACGTGAACCCCGTGCCGA
The Longimicrobium sp. DNA segment above includes these coding regions:
- a CDS encoding SH3 domain-containing C40 family peptidase, which translates into the protein MRAAVDDVQLLVQEVRDRYAPDPRTAVFEVEVEVRGDAVKFLGFTSEPDAALELHRRAAALTAWREVVDAVQVLPEAHPEEMVHALVTSAVAPMMGGPAVRSTQVSQAVLGSRLIVFRREGRWLQCKGPDGYIGWIHAGYVALKDETAARGWELGADGDVWISLGADVLADDGEVLMRLPWNARVVRDAEGLALLPDGRKGHVRGELIPLGARALGFPLDGAAVAESSARWMGVPYLWGGVTMGGVDCSGFVQALYKLHGHALPRDSDQQSRTGAEVEPGDDFANLRAGDLLFFAEEPGRCTHVAMSTGGPDIIHASLGNGGVARNDMSGRRSYERELRRIFLWARRMV